A stretch of Armatimonadota bacterium DNA encodes these proteins:
- a CDS encoding DNA repair exonuclease gives MASVKFVHIADSHLSRPFGFLPPALAEERRRDQRQTLTRVVDLALERDVDLFLVSGDLFDRPDPDPTDVEAVTAGIGRLLEAGKRVFAIPGNHDFCTSNSFWHRLDAPGLRIFLEPECEHVVLDDLGVAVAGSAFDRSQSERRAFDRIELPKDAPCILLLHASLESFGVQLERYHPFSLAELESCGAAYVALGHYHRLNTVASDGVTACYPGSFEGLGFDGPETDDRHIVFGEIAEDGKAAVEPVKVNRRTMRAAELDCTSFETQAGLDEAVRRLCDADALLSLKLTGAPIQDLLASIEEIPARFRESVAHMEVDSSALSGAPDLCLDNSIRGRFCKHLLDRIEASADTDTTRLLRRALDLGLSALSDG, from the coding sequence TTGGCAAGCGTGAAGTTCGTCCACATCGCCGATTCCCACCTCAGCCGCCCGTTCGGGTTCCTTCCGCCTGCGCTCGCGGAGGAGCGGCGGCGCGACCAGAGGCAGACACTCACGCGAGTGGTGGACCTGGCGCTGGAGCGGGATGTTGACCTCTTCCTCGTCTCGGGCGACCTCTTCGACCGCCCGGACCCCGATCCGACTGACGTCGAGGCGGTGACGGCCGGGATCGGCAGGCTCCTGGAAGCCGGAAAGCGGGTCTTCGCGATCCCGGGAAACCACGATTTCTGCACCAGTAACAGCTTCTGGCACAGGCTCGACGCGCCGGGACTGCGCATCTTCCTCGAACCTGAGTGCGAGCACGTCGTCCTGGACGACCTCGGGGTCGCGGTGGCCGGGTCGGCATTCGATCGGTCGCAGTCGGAGCGCAGAGCGTTCGACCGGATCGAACTGCCGAAGGACGCCCCCTGCATACTGCTGCTTCACGCATCGCTCGAGAGCTTCGGGGTGCAGTTGGAGCGGTATCACCCGTTCTCACTCGCTGAACTTGAAAGCTGCGGGGCCGCCTATGTCGCGCTCGGGCACTACCACCGCCTGAACACGGTCGCGTCGGACGGCGTTACGGCGTGCTATCCGGGCAGCTTCGAGGGACTCGGCTTCGACGGCCCGGAGACCGATGACCGGCACATCGTCTTCGGAGAGATCGCGGAGGACGGCAAGGCTGCGGTCGAGCCGGTCAAGGTCAACCGCCGGACGATGCGCGCGGCGGAACTCGACTGCACCTCGTTCGAGACGCAGGCCGGGCTCGACGAGGCCGTCCGCCGGCTGTGCGATGCGGACGCGCTGCTCAGTCTCAAGCTGACCGGCGCGCCGATCCAGGACCTGCTCGCTTCCATCGAGGAGATACCCGCGCGCTTCCGGGAGTCGGTAGCGCACATGGAGGTTGACTCGTCAGCGCTTTCCGGCGCTCCTGACCTGTGCCTCGACAACAGCATCAGGGGGCGTTTCTGCAAGCACCTGCTCGACCGGATCGAGGCTTCCGCCGACACTGACACGACGCGACTGCTGAGACGGGCGCTGGACCTCGGGCTCTCCGCGCTCTCCGACGGATAG